In Pseudomonas deceptionensis, a single window of DNA contains:
- a CDS encoding MAPEG family protein: MTVAFWCVLIAFCLTYVCTAFAKFSDGKFGPKQNHDPRTYLDNLQGFAKRAHSAQLNSFEVTPAFAAAVIIADIVGNAQPVTIDVLAVLFITSRLLYIICYLADWAILRSIVWFIGMGLVVSFFFVSM; the protein is encoded by the coding sequence ATGACGGTTGCCTTCTGGTGTGTACTGATTGCCTTCTGCCTGACCTACGTGTGCACCGCGTTTGCCAAGTTCAGCGATGGCAAGTTCGGGCCCAAGCAAAACCATGATCCACGTACGTATCTCGACAACCTTCAAGGTTTTGCCAAGCGTGCCCACAGCGCCCAGCTCAACAGCTTTGAAGTGACCCCGGCCTTTGCTGCGGCGGTGATCATTGCCGACATCGTAGGCAACGCCCAGCCCGTGACCATCGATGTGCTGGCGGTGCTGTTTATCACCAGTCGCCTGCTGTACATCATTTGCTACCTGGCCGACTGGGCAATCCTGCGCTCCATCGTGTGGTTTATCGGCATGGGGCTGGTGGTCAGCTTCTTTTTTGTGTCGATGTAA
- a CDS encoding c-type cytochrome → MTLKKWTVVVLACLTLSACGGVDPNSPLGQRKAIFKQMLKTSEDLGGMLRGRIPFDGPRFTEGAIKLDALAHEPWKHFPQVKETDQTSATDDVWQKQARFQELARQLEAATGELVIASQIQPYKAGNLTPAVQKVEDTCSACHKEFRNH, encoded by the coding sequence ATGACTCTTAAAAAATGGACTGTTGTAGTGCTGGCCTGCCTGACGCTGTCGGCGTGTGGCGGGGTTGATCCCAATTCGCCGTTGGGCCAGCGTAAAGCGATTTTCAAGCAAATGCTAAAGACCAGTGAAGACCTGGGCGGCATGTTGCGTGGCCGGATCCCCTTCGACGGCCCGCGTTTTACCGAAGGTGCGATCAAGCTGGATGCTTTGGCTCACGAGCCGTGGAAGCATTTCCCTCAAGTCAAAGAGACCGATCAAACCAGTGCCACTGACGATGTGTGGCAAAAACAGGCGCGTTTTCAGGAACTGGCACGCCAGCTGGAAGCCGCTACAGGCGAGCTGGTTATCGCCAGCCAGATACAGCCTTACAAGGCCGGCAACCTGACGCCTGCGGTGCAGAAAGTCGAAGACACCTGCAGCGCGTGCCACAAGGAATTCAGGAATCACTGA
- a CDS encoding LysR family transcriptional regulator: MRLRHIEVFQAIRQTGSVSAAAQLLHVSQPAVSKVLQHAEQRLGFALFLRVRGKLQPTPEALLLEREVNKVTESLQGVQRLAESLRREPGHRLRIGSTPALALSLMPPVISEWTRRYPDISCELVSAHSRELIQNLLMRELDVALTFKLPDHPGLKAQALAHGVLVALAPRGFWPDETEGVPLALDELADAPLIGLSSADPLFAHLDSYLKTIDPPPRISIAVQTYSLARAMVESGAGLTVIDPFTALGASRASTLIRPLSPALPITLYALTRADEAPAHMLEGLLQLFAERASEQLQRLAGG, from the coding sequence ATGCGCTTGCGTCATATCGAGGTGTTCCAGGCTATTCGCCAGACCGGTTCTGTCAGTGCGGCGGCGCAACTGCTGCATGTCTCGCAGCCTGCGGTCAGCAAAGTGTTGCAGCATGCCGAGCAACGGCTGGGCTTTGCGCTGTTTTTACGTGTGCGGGGCAAACTCCAGCCCACCCCCGAGGCGTTGTTGCTGGAGCGTGAAGTCAACAAGGTGACTGAAAGCCTGCAAGGCGTGCAGCGTTTGGCCGAGAGCCTGCGGCGCGAGCCGGGGCACCGGTTGCGTATCGGTAGCACGCCGGCATTGGCCCTGTCGTTGATGCCACCGGTGATCAGTGAGTGGACGCGTCGTTATCCAGATATCAGCTGTGAGCTGGTCAGTGCCCATAGTCGTGAGCTGATACAGAACCTGTTGATGCGCGAACTGGACGTGGCCCTGACCTTCAAGTTGCCTGACCATCCAGGGCTCAAGGCCCAGGCATTGGCCCACGGCGTGCTGGTGGCACTGGCACCGCGCGGGTTCTGGCCGGATGAAACCGAAGGCGTGCCGCTGGCGCTGGATGAACTGGCGGATGCACCGTTGATCGGCCTGAGCAGTGCCGATCCGCTGTTCGCGCACCTGGACAGCTACCTCAAGACAATTGATCCGCCGCCGCGCATCAGCATTGCCGTACAGACCTATTCGTTGGCGCGGGCGATGGTGGAGTCGGGTGCCGGATTGACGGTGATTGATCCGTTTACCGCGCTGGGTGCTTCACGGGCGAGCACGTTGATCCGGCCATTGAGCCCGGCGCTGCCGATTACGCTGTATGCGTTGACCCGGGCGGACGAAGCCCCGGCGCATATGCTGGAAGGGTTGCTGCAACTGTTCGCTGAACGGGCCAGCGAGCAGTTGCAGCGGTTGGCGGGTGGCTAA
- a CDS encoding pyrroloquinoline quinone-dependent dehydrogenase, which produces MNGIKKHLLTAPALCLLAGVSNAHAQDTYTVPPPLLAPSSISAEDAKLPIPSGKEWDSFHGQLSAQKYSPLTQINKDNVGKLTKVWQYFTGDMSTGKGKIPPSVWSATPIFANDTLYVGTPFYRIIALEPETGKEKWTYDTKSQLVAETQPALKSRGVAYWQEKTPQAGVACQKMVYLGNMTAQLYAVDADTGKPCEGFGKNGVVDVNQWNTVNAKWPLSQLQPPTVIGDKLIVGWAGKDWEYEVESPGSLFALNARTGALEWEFKPIPDDEADKTGTANIWTAMSYDPALGLLYIPVSSPSPNYWGGNRVNPIPLGTSTTALDINTGKVVWSRQWVHHDLWDYDINSAPTLMDITVNGKPVAALVQATKMGFLFTVDRRTGEDVWPIEERPVPQGDVAGEVYSPTQPFPTKPAPLMDQSKKPPIWKIADIVGFGQCSKMWDGLEYNGMYSPPSTKGNGVLAYPDSAGGVQWGGVAFDPVSQVAIVNTSHIVQMIKLWDRASYDKQPKTAGNENGFYPQIGAPFGMSLLNAQNWAGMPCWAPPFGEIVAIDMRTGDVKWRRPMGAVQQYGWYMPESMGSPTIGGPAVTAGGVVFIGASMDAKVRAYALEDGKELWSDIVMAPAVANPAVYEYKGRQYVAFVAGGNSIMKDQVGDQVVVYALPK; this is translated from the coding sequence ATGAACGGGATCAAAAAACATCTTTTGACTGCACCGGCGCTGTGCTTGCTGGCAGGTGTTTCAAACGCCCACGCGCAAGACACCTACACCGTTCCACCACCGTTGCTGGCACCGTCCAGCATCTCTGCCGAAGACGCCAAACTGCCCATTCCCAGCGGCAAGGAATGGGACAGCTTTCACGGGCAACTCAGTGCGCAGAAGTACTCGCCACTGACTCAAATCAACAAGGACAACGTCGGCAAACTGACCAAGGTCTGGCAGTACTTCACCGGCGACATGTCCACCGGCAAGGGCAAGATCCCGCCATCGGTCTGGTCCGCCACCCCTATTTTTGCCAATGACACGCTGTACGTCGGCACGCCTTTTTACCGGATCATCGCCCTTGAGCCCGAGACCGGCAAAGAGAAGTGGACCTACGACACCAAGTCGCAACTGGTCGCCGAAACACAGCCCGCGCTCAAATCACGCGGTGTGGCGTATTGGCAGGAGAAGACCCCTCAAGCGGGCGTGGCCTGCCAGAAGATGGTGTATCTGGGCAACATGACCGCGCAGCTGTATGCGGTGGATGCCGACACCGGCAAGCCGTGCGAAGGCTTCGGCAAAAACGGTGTGGTGGACGTCAACCAATGGAACACCGTCAACGCCAAATGGCCGTTATCCCAGCTGCAACCACCCACCGTTATCGGTGACAAGCTGATCGTCGGCTGGGCCGGTAAAGACTGGGAGTATGAAGTTGAATCCCCAGGTTCACTGTTTGCCCTCAACGCCCGCACAGGCGCACTGGAGTGGGAGTTCAAACCGATCCCGGATGACGAGGCAGACAAAACCGGCACCGCCAACATCTGGACCGCCATGTCTTATGACCCGGCGCTGGGCTTGCTGTATATCCCCGTGTCCTCGCCTTCACCCAACTATTGGGGCGGCAACCGGGTCAACCCGATCCCGCTGGGCACCTCAACCACCGCTCTGGATATCAATACGGGCAAGGTTGTCTGGTCTCGTCAGTGGGTTCACCACGACTTGTGGGACTACGACATAAACTCCGCGCCGACGCTGATGGACATCACCGTCAATGGCAAACCCGTGGCTGCGTTGGTGCAAGCGACCAAAATGGGATTCCTGTTCACGGTTGACCGCCGCACCGGTGAGGACGTGTGGCCGATTGAAGAACGCCCGGTGCCGCAAGGGGACGTGGCCGGGGAAGTCTACTCGCCCACCCAACCATTCCCGACCAAACCTGCACCGTTGATGGACCAGTCCAAAAAGCCACCGATCTGGAAAATTGCAGACATCGTCGGTTTTGGCCAGTGCTCGAAAATGTGGGACGGCCTGGAATACAACGGCATGTACTCGCCACCCAGCACCAAAGGCAACGGCGTACTGGCCTATCCGGACAGTGCCGGGGGCGTGCAATGGGGCGGTGTAGCGTTTGACCCGGTCAGCCAGGTCGCCATTGTGAACACCTCGCACATTGTGCAGATGATCAAACTGTGGGATCGCGCGTCCTACGACAAACAGCCGAAAACCGCGGGCAACGAAAACGGGTTCTACCCGCAGATCGGCGCACCTTTCGGGATGAGCCTGCTGAACGCGCAGAACTGGGCTGGCATGCCTTGCTGGGCTCCGCCATTCGGTGAAATCGTGGCGATCGACATGCGCACCGGTGATGTGAAATGGCGTCGTCCAATGGGTGCGGTCCAGCAATATGGCTGGTACATGCCTGAGAGCATGGGCTCGCCAACGATTGGTGGCCCTGCAGTGACCGCAGGTGGCGTGGTGTTTATCGGCGCTTCCATGGATGCCAAGGTGCGCGCCTATGCACTGGAGGACGGCAAGGAGCTGTGGTCGGACATCGTCATGGCCCCCGCCGTGGCCAACCCCGCCGTGTATGAATACAAGGGCCGGCAATACGTGGCGTTTGTCGCGGGTGGTAACTCGATCATGAAAGATCAGGTGGGCGATCAGGTGGTGGTGTACGCATTGCCGAAATAA
- a CDS encoding D-amino acid dehydrogenase: MAKRVCIIGGGVIGLATAYALVRDGFEVTVIEAQPTLGSQTSFANGGQLSYRYVAPLADAGVPWQAMGWMLRGDSPLKLRPRMDPAQWRWLASFMAACRSSVNQRNGAHLLRLALLSQTTLQQWREEDHLEGFAWQRNGKLVAFREPANFDKARKKVIHSSFQQALSASECASLEPGLQGSAFVGGIYTPSEEVGDCHSFCQQLAARLEASGRCTFMLGKTVTRLRHANGVVQAVEMGNEVLAVDQLVLAAGHNSPALRLPGLNLPLYPLKGYSLTLALTDPQKAPHVSITDYDRKIVYARIGEQLRIAAMVDIVGFDPSLDPKRLAQMRQLAASTFPESGNYDDAIEWAGMRPATPSGVPILGASGYRNLWLNLGHGALGFTLACGSGRLLSELIAQRKTSIDMQGLAA, encoded by the coding sequence ATGGCAAAGCGAGTGTGCATCATCGGCGGGGGGGTTATCGGGCTGGCAACGGCGTATGCATTGGTGCGCGACGGCTTTGAAGTGACCGTGATCGAAGCTCAGCCAACCCTGGGCAGCCAGACCAGCTTTGCCAATGGCGGCCAGCTTTCCTACCGCTATGTTGCTCCGCTGGCCGATGCCGGGGTGCCCTGGCAAGCAATGGGCTGGATGCTGCGCGGGGACTCGCCGCTCAAACTCCGCCCGCGCATGGACCCGGCCCAATGGCGCTGGCTGGCCTCGTTTATGGCGGCATGCCGCAGTTCGGTCAATCAGCGCAATGGTGCCCACTTGCTGCGCCTGGCGCTGCTCAGTCAAACCACGCTGCAGCAATGGCGCGAAGAGGACCACCTGGAAGGTTTCGCATGGCAGCGCAACGGCAAACTGGTGGCGTTCCGTGAGCCCGCAAACTTCGATAAAGCCCGTAAAAAAGTTATCCACAGCTCATTTCAACAAGCGCTGTCCGCCAGCGAGTGCGCCAGCCTGGAGCCGGGCCTGCAGGGGTCGGCGTTTGTCGGCGGCATCTACACGCCCAGTGAAGAAGTCGGTGATTGCCACTCTTTCTGCCAGCAACTGGCTGCCCGTTTGGAGGCCAGCGGCCGTTGCACCTTTATGTTGGGGAAAACCGTCACCCGGCTTCGGCATGCCAACGGCGTGGTGCAGGCTGTGGAGATGGGCAATGAAGTTCTGGCCGTCGATCAGCTGGTGCTCGCTGCCGGCCACAACAGCCCGGCGCTGCGCCTGCCAGGATTGAACCTGCCGCTGTACCCGCTTAAGGGTTATAGCCTCACGCTGGCCCTCACCGACCCGCAAAAAGCACCCCACGTGAGCATCACTGACTACGACCGCAAAATTGTGTACGCCCGCATCGGCGAGCAATTGCGCATTGCCGCGATGGTCGACATCGTCGGTTTCGACCCCTCGCTGGACCCCAAACGCCTGGCACAAATGCGCCAACTGGCCGCCAGTACCTTCCCGGAATCGGGCAACTATGACGACGCCATCGAGTGGGCCGGCATGCGTCCTGCAACCCCCAGTGGCGTGCCCATCCTTGGCGCCAGCGGCTATCGCAACCTGTGGCTCAACCTGGGCCACGGCGCACTGGGCTTCACTCTGGCCTGCGGCAGCGGGCGCCTGTTGAGCGAGCTGATCGCACAACGTAAAACGTCCATTGATATGCAAGGCCTGGCCGCGTGA
- a CDS encoding transporter substrate-binding domain-containing protein — translation MKKLTLISCTLGLLISHTVQANEAPLQGTLKKIADSGSITLGYRDASVPFSYVGDNSGKPMGYSVELANKIVERIQQQVGDKPLKVKYNLVTSQTRIPLVQNGTVDLECGSTGVTAERQKQVAFSYGFIYVKGQLLTAKDSGITGFDDLRDKNVVTTAGTTNERFIKSYSADHKMGMNVISAKDHGEAFKMLETGRAVAFYMDDALLYGERAKARDPHKWVVVGDEQSREIYSCMVRKDDPQFLAVVNKTLADLYQSGEITGIYQRWFEQPIPPNGLNLEFPMTAELKQIIAKPVSDPVE, via the coding sequence ATGAAAAAACTTACCTTGATCAGTTGCACCCTGGGCCTGTTGATCAGCCATACCGTGCAAGCCAATGAAGCTCCGCTGCAGGGCACGCTGAAAAAAATCGCTGACTCGGGGAGTATTACCCTGGGTTATCGCGATGCCTCGGTACCATTTTCTTATGTCGGCGATAACAGCGGCAAGCCGATGGGTTATTCGGTGGAGTTGGCCAACAAGATCGTCGAACGAATCCAGCAGCAAGTGGGCGACAAACCGTTAAAGGTCAAATACAACCTGGTGACCTCGCAAACCCGCATCCCGCTGGTGCAGAACGGCACCGTCGACCTGGAATGCGGCTCAACCGGCGTGACGGCCGAGCGGCAAAAACAGGTGGCGTTTTCATATGGGTTCATTTACGTCAAAGGCCAGTTACTGACCGCCAAAGACAGTGGCATCACAGGCTTCGATGACTTGCGCGACAAGAACGTCGTCACCACGGCGGGCACCACCAACGAGCGCTTTATCAAGAGCTACAGTGCCGACCACAAGATGGGCATGAACGTAATCAGCGCCAAAGACCACGGCGAGGCCTTCAAGATGCTCGAAACCGGCCGCGCCGTAGCCTTCTACATGGACGACGCACTGCTCTACGGCGAACGCGCCAAAGCCCGCGATCCGCATAAATGGGTGGTAGTGGGTGACGAGCAATCGCGGGAAATCTACAGCTGCATGGTGCGCAAGGACGACCCGCAGTTCCTGGCGGTGGTGAACAAGACACTGGCTGACTTGTATCAATCCGGCGAAATCACCGGCATTTACCAGCGCTGGTTCGAACAACCAATCCCGCCCAACGGCCTGAACCTTGAGTTCCCGATGACCGCCGAGCTGAAACAAATCATCGCCAAGCCGGTGAGTGATCCGGTGGAGTAA
- a CDS encoding 16S rRNA (uracil(1498)-N(3))-methyltransferase yields the protein MRLSRFFIDAPLSLGEHELPEAQAHYIGRVLRMSEGDALQVFDGSGYEFQGRLLEVGKKRVRVLLDETFAGQVESPLAIHLGQGLSRGERMDWAIQKATELGVTEITPIMSERCEVRLKDERADKRLAHWRQVAISACEQCGRSRVPVIHPPVLLSDWIKTTEADLKLVLHPVSEPLASHAKPARLAFLIGPEGGLTDNEIDLAQAAGYLPARLGPRVLRTETAPVVALAVAQQLWGDF from the coding sequence ATGAGATTGTCCCGCTTCTTTATCGACGCTCCCTTGAGCCTTGGTGAACATGAGTTGCCTGAGGCTCAGGCGCATTACATTGGCCGCGTGCTGCGCATGTCAGAGGGCGATGCCCTGCAAGTGTTCGACGGCTCGGGTTACGAGTTTCAAGGGCGCTTGCTGGAAGTCGGCAAAAAACGTGTGCGCGTGCTGCTCGACGAAACCTTCGCCGGGCAAGTCGAATCCCCCTTGGCCATTCACCTCGGTCAGGGCCTGTCCCGTGGCGAGCGCATGGACTGGGCGATTCAGAAGGCCACCGAGCTGGGAGTGACTGAGATCACCCCGATCATGAGCGAGCGCTGCGAAGTGCGGCTCAAGGACGAGCGCGCCGACAAACGCCTGGCTCACTGGCGTCAGGTGGCGATCAGTGCCTGTGAGCAATGCGGCCGTTCGCGGGTGCCAGTGATTCATCCACCGGTGTTGCTCAGTGACTGGATCAAAACCACCGAGGCTGACCTCAAGCTGGTGCTGCACCCGGTATCCGAACCCTTGGCCAGCCATGCCAAACCTGCGCGCCTGGCGTTTTTGATCGGCCCCGAAGGCGGTTTGACCGACAATGAAATCGACCTTGCCCAAGCCGCCGGCTACCTGCCTGCACGCCTTGGCCCGCGGGTATTGCGCACTGAAACGGCACCGGTTGTGGCCCTGGCCGTGGCCCAGCAGTTGTGGGGTGATTTTTAA
- a CDS encoding cation:proton antiporter: protein MLELVAAFICLTSLLTYVNFRFIGLPPTIGVMVTALMFSLLLQGLSFIGYPGLEERVQELIGQIDFGDLLMNWMLSFLLFAGALHVNFSDVRSYRWPIGLLATVGVLIATTVIGSLAYWIFGLFGWHISFLYCLLFGALISPTDPIAVLGVLRTANASKPLKTTIVGESLFNDGTAVVVFTVLLGIVQLGETPSLSATAMLFAHEAIGGVVFGGLIGYLVYRMIKSIEQYQIEVMLTLALVIGGSAMASELHVSAPIAMVVAGLIIGNLGRNKAMNEMTRRYMDGFWELLDDMLNALLFALIGMELLLLPFSWLHLLAASVLAVAILLSRLLTVAPAIVLLRRWRTVPRGTIRILTWGGLRGGVSVALALALPLGPERDLILSITYIVVLSSILFQGLTIGKLVKHVTKDAPVEAEQAH from the coding sequence ATGCTTGAGCTTGTTGCTGCGTTTATCTGCCTGACCTCACTACTGACTTACGTGAACTTCCGCTTTATCGGCCTGCCGCCGACGATTGGCGTGATGGTCACCGCCCTTATGTTTTCGTTGCTGTTGCAAGGTTTGAGTTTTATCGGTTACCCGGGCCTCGAAGAGCGCGTGCAGGAACTGATCGGCCAGATCGACTTCGGCGATCTGCTGATGAACTGGATGCTGTCATTCCTGCTGTTTGCCGGTGCCCTGCACGTGAACTTCAGCGACGTACGCAGCTATCGCTGGCCCATTGGTCTGCTGGCCACGGTCGGCGTGTTGATCGCCACCACGGTGATCGGCAGCTTGGCGTACTGGATTTTCGGCTTGTTCGGCTGGCATATCAGCTTCCTGTACTGCCTGTTGTTCGGCGCCCTGATCTCCCCCACCGACCCGATTGCCGTGCTCGGTGTATTGCGTACCGCCAACGCCTCCAAGCCGCTGAAAACCACCATCGTCGGCGAGTCGCTATTCAATGACGGCACTGCCGTTGTGGTGTTCACCGTGTTGCTGGGCATTGTGCAACTGGGCGAAACCCCTAGCCTGAGCGCCACGGCAATGCTGTTTGCCCACGAAGCCATTGGCGGCGTGGTGTTCGGTGGTCTGATCGGTTATCTGGTGTACCGGATGATCAAGAGCATCGAGCAATACCAGATCGAAGTGATGCTGACCCTGGCACTGGTGATTGGCGGTTCGGCCATGGCCAGTGAGCTGCATGTGTCGGCGCCGATTGCGATGGTGGTCGCCGGTCTGATCATCGGTAATCTGGGCCGCAACAAGGCCATGAACGAGATGACCCGTCGCTACATGGACGGTTTCTGGGAGTTGCTCGATGACATGCTTAACGCGCTGCTGTTTGCGCTGATCGGCATGGAGCTGTTGCTGCTGCCATTCTCGTGGCTGCATTTGCTGGCTGCCAGCGTACTGGCCGTGGCCATTTTGCTCTCGCGCCTGTTGACCGTGGCCCCGGCCATTGTGTTGCTGCGCCGCTGGCGCACCGTGCCCCGCGGCACCATCCGCATCCTGACCTGGGGCGGCCTGCGCGGCGGTGTTTCGGTGGCGCTGGCCCTGGCCTTGCCGCTGGGCCCGGAACGCGATCTGATCCTGAGTATCACCTACATCGTGGTGCTGTCGTCGATCCTGTTCCAGGGTTTGACCATCGGCAAACTGGTCAAGCATGTGACCAAGGATGCGCCGGTGGAGGCTGAGCAAGCGCACTGA
- the mltA gene encoding murein transglycosylase A — protein MSTFFKPLAWALPVVMLLAGCNGTDKDTNATKPEPHTTYSKADWSALPEVTGSDLQSGFASWRSACTRLKADANWGPVCSDAAALPASPSVADISNFLQSHLDVYSLRSAEGTSDGLITGYYEPVYPGSLKPTQAANVPIYGIPPDLIVVNLDSIYPELKGKRLRGRLEGRVLKPYDTAETINSKGLEAPVLAWLTDPMDLQFLQIQGSGRVQLDNGRQLRIGYADQNGHPYKPIGRWLVEQGELKKEDVTMGTIHAWAMANPQRVHEMLASNPSYVFFTQNPDSNEGPRGSLNVPLTAGYSVAVDRKVIPLGSLLWLSTTQADGQPIVRPVAAQDTGGAIAGEVRADFFVGTGPEAGLIAGDMKQKGNIWLLWPKGAALPQ, from the coding sequence ATGAGTACATTTTTCAAGCCACTGGCCTGGGCCTTGCCCGTTGTCATGTTGCTGGCCGGTTGCAATGGCACCGACAAGGACACAAACGCCACTAAACCCGAGCCCCACACCACCTACAGCAAGGCTGACTGGAGCGCACTGCCCGAAGTGACGGGCAGCGACCTGCAAAGCGGTTTTGCTTCATGGCGCAGCGCCTGTACCCGACTCAAGGCCGACGCCAACTGGGGCCCTGTGTGCAGCGATGCCGCCGCCTTGCCTGCCAGCCCGAGCGTGGCCGACATCAGCAACTTCCTGCAATCGCACCTCGACGTGTACAGCCTGCGCTCGGCCGAAGGCACCAGCGACGGCCTGATCACCGGCTACTACGAACCGGTTTACCCTGGCAGCCTCAAGCCGACTCAGGCCGCCAATGTACCGATCTATGGCATACCGCCCGACCTGATAGTGGTCAACCTGGACAGCATCTACCCCGAGCTCAAAGGCAAACGCCTGCGCGGGCGCCTTGAAGGCCGTGTGCTCAAGCCTTACGACACTGCAGAAACCATTAACAGCAAAGGCCTCGAAGCACCGGTCCTGGCATGGCTGACCGATCCGATGGATCTGCAGTTTCTGCAAATCCAGGGCTCTGGCCGGGTTCAACTCGACAATGGCCGCCAGCTGCGCATCGGCTATGCCGACCAGAACGGCCACCCGTACAAACCGATTGGCCGCTGGCTGGTTGAGCAGGGCGAACTGAAAAAAGAAGACGTGACCATGGGCACCATTCACGCCTGGGCTATGGCTAACCCGCAGCGCGTCCACGAAATGCTGGCCAGCAACCCCAGCTACGTGTTCTTCACCCAGAACCCTGACAGCAATGAAGGCCCGCGCGGCTCGTTGAATGTGCCACTAACGGCCGGTTACAGCGTGGCGGTGGACCGCAAAGTGATCCCGCTGGGCAGCCTGTTGTGGCTGTCGACCACACAAGCCGACGGCCAGCCCATCGTGCGTCCGGTGGCAGCCCAGGACACCGGCGGCGCCATTGCCGGCGAAGTGCGGGCTGACTTCTTCGTTGGCACCGGCCCTGAAGCAGGGCTGATTGCGGGCGACATGAAACAGAAAGGCAATATCTGGCTGCTGTGGCCTAAAGGGGCGGCATTGCCGCAGTAA
- a CDS encoding DMT family transporter — MLATALVLVAAVLHAIWNTLIKFSGERLLVIACMDTVALVVVAVLVGFASFPPPEIWPWILASVAFELVYRVLLIRAYRVGDLGLVYPLMRGLSPLVVLALTLTFAGEVLTGQQIIGILLIPCGMACLLWQGGGGDRLPWSMLPVVALIGLCIGCYTFLDGQAIRRWPHPLDYLVWVTLLSAWPFPLLAITRRRAAFALFWRTQWRLGVAVGVCVLASYALVLWAMQLGSIAEAAALREVSVILVVLFGMRYLKEPFGGPRLLACGLVLIGMLVMKL, encoded by the coding sequence GTGCTGGCAACGGCGTTGGTGTTGGTCGCGGCTGTGTTGCACGCGATCTGGAATACCCTGATCAAGTTCAGCGGTGAGCGTTTGCTGGTCATCGCCTGCATGGACACGGTGGCGTTGGTGGTCGTGGCGGTACTGGTGGGCTTTGCGTCATTCCCGCCGCCGGAGATCTGGCCGTGGATTCTGGCTTCGGTGGCATTCGAGCTGGTTTACCGGGTGCTGCTGATTCGCGCGTATCGGGTGGGTGACCTGGGGTTGGTGTACCCGCTGATGCGCGGACTTTCGCCGCTGGTGGTGCTGGCGCTGACCCTGACCTTTGCGGGTGAAGTGCTGACGGGCCAGCAGATCATCGGCATTTTGCTGATCCCGTGCGGCATGGCCTGCCTGCTGTGGCAGGGAGGAGGCGGTGATCGCTTGCCGTGGTCGATGCTGCCGGTGGTGGCGCTGATCGGGTTGTGCATCGGCTGCTATACCTTCCTTGACGGTCAGGCTATCCGGCGCTGGCCGCACCCTCTGGATTATCTGGTGTGGGTCACGCTGCTCAGTGCCTGGCCGTTTCCGCTGCTGGCGATCACCCGCAGGCGTGCCGCGTTTGCACTGTTTTGGCGTACGCAATGGCGCTTGGGTGTGGCGGTGGGGGTTTGCGTACTGGCCAGCTATGCGCTGGTGCTGTGGGCGATGCAACTGGGCTCGATTGCCGAGGCGGCGGCCCTGCGTGAAGTCAGTGTGATCCTGGTGGTGTTGTTTGGTATGCGCTACCTCAAAGAACCTTTTGGCGGTCCGAGGCTCTTAGCCTGTGGGCTGGTGCTGATCGGCATGCTCGTGATGAAACTCTAA
- a CDS encoding DUF1090 domain-containing protein, whose translation MKLLSPLALFTVCGLLAAPLMAADAAPELTGCAAKKQAITLQLEQARAHGNDNQVAGLEKALSEVTAHCTDAGLRKERENKVLEAKHEVSKRQADLDKAMKKGDPEKIDKRKNKLAESRKELQEALDQLDK comes from the coding sequence ATGAAATTACTTTCACCGCTCGCCCTCTTTACTGTCTGCGGCCTGCTGGCAGCCCCGTTGATGGCCGCTGATGCAGCACCGGAACTCACCGGTTGCGCTGCCAAGAAACAAGCCATCACCCTGCAACTTGAGCAAGCCCGTGCCCACGGCAACGACAATCAGGTGGCAGGCCTGGAAAAAGCCCTGAGCGAAGTGACCGCTCATTGCACCGACGCGGGCCTGCGCAAGGAACGCGAAAACAAGGTGCTGGAAGCCAAGCACGAAGTCAGCAAGCGTCAGGCTGATCTGGACAAAGCCATGAAGAAAGGCGATCCGGAAAAAATCGACAAGCGCAAAAACAAGCTGGCCGAATCGCGCAAGGAACTGCAGGAAGCGCTGGATCAACTGGATAAGTGA
- a CDS encoding RidA family protein: MTIDRFNSNDRLSAAATFEALVFLSGQVPTQSEDITAQTQEVLSKIDALLAETGSDKDHILNATIYLQNIQRDFAAMNAVWSAWLSAGKAPTRTTLQAELARPQVLVEISVIAVRH, encoded by the coding sequence ATGACGATTGACCGCTTCAACAGCAATGACCGTTTGAGCGCCGCCGCGACGTTCGAGGCGCTGGTATTTCTGTCCGGACAAGTGCCCACGCAAAGCGAAGATATTACGGCGCAGACTCAAGAGGTCTTGAGCAAGATCGACGCTCTGTTGGCCGAGACCGGCAGCGACAAGGACCACATTCTTAACGCCACAATTTACCTGCAAAACATTCAGCGCGACTTCGCGGCCATGAATGCAGTGTGGTCAGCCTGGCTATCCGCAGGCAAGGCGCCAACCCGCACCACCCTGCAAGCCGAACTGGCGCGACCTCAGGTGTTGGTGGAAATAAGCGTGATTGCTGTTCGTCATTAA